A genomic region of Oncorhynchus mykiss isolate Arlee chromosome 16, USDA_OmykA_1.1, whole genome shotgun sequence contains the following coding sequences:
- the LOC110491830 gene encoding cytochrome c1 yields MIKVQLLLLLGLVGPFCAVAHASTLVTPLERVLDTPAATDILEGATDAPTAEPNAADDEVITKAPATDKPVTTQVDEAAPNVTEAAPTETEATEAAGQEAATMEAPAVATMTPANPEATAAAEADEEELVVEEEGTGSGQVVGIVIGALVAVIIVIAVVIALVRRMGKYSP; encoded by the exons ATGATCAAAGTTCAGCTGCTGCTCTTGCTGGGCCTGGTCGGCCCCTTCTGTGCCGTCGCACACGCAA GCACACTGGTGACCCCATTAGAAAGGGTGTTGGATACCCCTGCTGCCACCGATATCCTCGAAGGCGCCACCGATGCCCCCACGGCTGAACCCAATGCTGCGGACGATGAGGTCATAACGAAAGCCCCTGCCACCGATAAACCCGTCACTACTCAGGTCGATGAGGCTGCCCCGAATGTGACAGAGGCCGCTCCCACGGAGACCGAGGCCACTGAGGCTGCCGGGCAGGAGGCGGCCACAATGGAGGCCCCTGCTGTTGCCACCATGACCCCGGCGAATCCCGAAGCCACGGCAGCTGCAGAGGCTGATGAGGAGGagttggtggtggaggagg AGGGCACTGGCTCTGGACAAGTGGTGGGTATTGTGATTGGCGCATTGGTGGCAGTGATCATTGTCATCGCCGTGGTGATCGCCTTGGTGAGGAGAATGGGCAAATACTC CCCCTGA